One genomic region from Curtobacterium sp. 9128 encodes:
- a CDS encoding IclR family transcriptional regulator: MPKAPAADSTLRILTVLGSQRGPMAAAVIATRLGLPRSTVYQLLATLVDHGFVIHLPESRRYALGLASFELGSGFTRQQPLSLLGAPLLATLVDRTGESAHLAVMHGAEVVYVVEERARHRPTLVTEVGVRLPAHLTASGKAMLAALPPAQLRALYPSDSAFVSRTGTGPSDGRALRAELAAIREAGVATEVGAVTQGLASVGVAVLDGSGWPVASVACTYRSDDDGAAPDGLVQEVTRVAGELSRRIGGADAPPQK, from the coding sequence GTGCCCAAGGCCCCTGCGGCGGACTCGACGCTGCGCATCCTGACCGTGCTGGGCTCCCAGCGTGGTCCGATGGCGGCGGCCGTCATCGCGACGCGGCTCGGACTCCCGCGCTCCACCGTCTACCAACTCCTGGCCACGCTGGTCGACCACGGGTTCGTGATCCACCTCCCCGAGAGCCGGCGGTACGCGCTCGGGCTCGCGTCGTTCGAGCTCGGGTCCGGGTTCACGCGCCAGCAGCCGCTGTCCTTGCTCGGCGCACCGCTGCTCGCGACCCTGGTGGACCGGACCGGGGAGAGTGCGCACCTGGCGGTCATGCACGGCGCCGAGGTCGTGTACGTCGTCGAGGAGCGTGCGCGGCACCGGCCGACGCTCGTCACCGAGGTCGGGGTCCGGCTGCCGGCACACCTCACCGCGAGCGGCAAGGCGATGCTCGCCGCGCTGCCACCGGCGCAGCTCCGTGCGCTGTACCCGTCCGACTCGGCGTTCGTGTCGCGGACCGGCACCGGGCCGTCCGACGGTCGCGCGCTCCGGGCCGAGCTGGCCGCGATCCGGGAGGCAGGGGTCGCCACCGAGGTCGGCGCCGTCACGCAGGGACTCGCCTCCGTCGGCGTCGCGGTGCTCGACGGGAGCGGGTGGCCGGTGGCGAGCGTGGCGTGCACGTACCGGTCCGATGACGACGGCGCGGCCCCGGACGGTCTGGTGCAGGAGGTCACGCGCGTCGCGGGGGAGCTGTCACGGCGGATCGGCGGCGCCGATGCTCCACCGCAGAAGTGA
- the hutU gene encoding urocanate hydratase, with amino-acid sequence MTRTGQSTPSTVGARPVRAARGTEISAKSWQTEAPLRMLMNNLDPEVAERPDDLVVYGGTGRAARSWEAFDAIVHALRDLDSDETLLVQSGKPVGIFRTHEWAPRVLIANSNLVGDWATWPEFRKLEAAGLTMYGQMTAGSWIYIGTQGILQGTYETFAAVADKRFGGTLAGTITLTGGCGGMGGAQPLAVTLNGGVALVVDVDASRLQRRVEHRYLDEMTDDIDDAIERVTRAKAEQRALSVGLVGNAATVFPELLQRGVAIDVVTDQTSAHDPLSYLPEGYDVQTWHDRAEQDRDTFIDDSRRSMAKQVEAMVGFMDAGAEVFDYGNSIRREAELAGYDRAFAFPGFVPAYIRPLFAEGKGPFRWAALSGDPADIAATDRAILELFPEDEKLRRWITSASEKVQFEGLPARICWLGYQERHLAGLRFNELVADGTISAPIVIGRDHLDSGSVASPYRETESMQDGSDAIADWPLLNALLNTASGATWVSIHHGGGVGIGRSIHAGQVVVADGTDLAAEKIARVLVNDPGTGVMRHVDAGYERAEEVARERGLRVPMWEV; translated from the coding sequence ATGACCCGCACCGGACAGTCCACCCCGAGCACGGTCGGCGCACGCCCCGTCCGAGCGGCGCGCGGCACGGAGATCAGCGCGAAGAGCTGGCAGACCGAGGCGCCGCTGCGGATGCTGATGAACAACCTCGACCCGGAGGTCGCCGAGCGCCCGGACGACCTCGTCGTCTACGGCGGTACCGGCCGCGCCGCCCGCAGCTGGGAGGCGTTCGACGCGATCGTGCACGCACTCCGCGACCTGGACTCGGACGAGACGCTCCTGGTGCAGTCCGGCAAGCCCGTCGGGATCTTCCGCACGCACGAGTGGGCGCCGCGGGTGCTCATCGCGAACTCGAACCTCGTCGGCGACTGGGCAACGTGGCCCGAGTTCCGCAAGCTCGAGGCAGCGGGCCTGACGATGTACGGGCAGATGACCGCCGGGTCGTGGATCTACATCGGCACGCAGGGCATCCTGCAGGGCACCTACGAGACCTTCGCCGCCGTCGCCGACAAGCGGTTCGGGGGCACCCTCGCCGGCACGATCACGCTCACCGGCGGCTGCGGCGGCATGGGCGGCGCGCAGCCGCTCGCGGTGACGCTCAACGGCGGTGTCGCCCTGGTCGTCGACGTGGACGCGAGCCGTCTGCAGCGCCGTGTCGAGCACCGGTACCTCGACGAGATGACGGACGACATCGACGACGCGATCGAGCGGGTCACCCGCGCGAAGGCGGAGCAACGGGCGCTCTCGGTCGGGCTCGTCGGCAACGCGGCCACGGTGTTCCCCGAGCTCCTCCAGCGCGGCGTCGCGATCGACGTCGTCACCGACCAGACCAGCGCGCACGACCCGCTGAGCTACCTGCCGGAGGGCTACGACGTCCAGACGTGGCACGACCGCGCCGAGCAGGACCGCGACACGTTCATCGACGACTCGCGCCGGTCCATGGCGAAGCAGGTCGAGGCGATGGTCGGGTTCATGGACGCGGGCGCCGAGGTGTTCGACTACGGCAACTCCATCCGCCGCGAGGCCGAACTCGCCGGCTACGACCGGGCGTTCGCGTTCCCCGGCTTCGTGCCCGCGTACATCCGCCCGCTCTTCGCCGAGGGCAAGGGCCCGTTCCGCTGGGCCGCCCTGTCCGGCGACCCCGCCGACATCGCGGCGACGGACCGGGCGATCCTCGAGCTCTTCCCCGAGGACGAGAAGCTCCGCCGCTGGATCACCTCGGCGTCCGAGAAGGTGCAGTTCGAGGGGCTCCCGGCGCGCATCTGCTGGCTCGGGTACCAGGAGCGCCACCTCGCCGGCCTGCGGTTCAACGAGCTCGTCGCGGACGGCACGATCTCCGCGCCGATCGTGATCGGCCGCGACCACCTGGACTCCGGGTCGGTCGCGTCCCCGTACCGCGAGACCGAGTCCATGCAGGACGGCTCCGACGCGATCGCCGACTGGCCCCTCCTGAACGCCCTGCTCAACACCGCGTCCGGCGCGACCTGGGTGTCCATCCACCACGGCGGCGGCGTCGGCATCGGCCGGTCCATCCACGCCGGACAGGTCGTCGTCGCGGACGGCACCGACCTCGCCGCGGAGAAGATCGCACGCGTGCTGGTGAACGACCCGGGCACCGGTGTCATGCGCCACGTCGACGCCGGCTACGAGCGTGCCGAGGAGGTCGCCCGCGAACGTGGCCTCCGCGTCCCCATGTGGGAGGTCTGA
- a CDS encoding allantoate amidohydrolase, with translation MTDSGATVLPGLAEIAEVGRDTVRGGYSRHLLDDAERDLRDWFVERAERLGLDVEHDRNGNTWAWWGTPGPDAFVTGSHLDSVPGGGAFDGPLGVVSALDAVARLQQEGHRPSRPTAIAVFAEEEGSRFGVACLGSRLLSGAISPERALALTDVDGTSLEAVLTSAGIDPSAVGPDPDRLAGIGTFVELHVEQGRGLVDLGSPVALASSILGHGRWRFRFSGQGNHAGATLMTDRRDPVVAAAAAIAAVPGIARAAADARATVGRLRAVPGGTNVIASTAEFWLDARAGEDTVTRTVVGAIVAAAEDAATANGCALEVTEESWSSRVDFPEGPRAAIDRVLAGDVPVLPTGAGHDAGVLSTHVPSAMLFVRNPTGVSHAPEEWSDADDCAAGVEALTTVMRAST, from the coding sequence ATGACCGACTCGGGCGCGACGGTCCTCCCGGGGCTGGCCGAGATCGCCGAGGTCGGGCGGGACACCGTCCGCGGCGGGTACTCCAGGCACCTGCTGGACGACGCCGAGCGCGACCTCCGCGACTGGTTCGTCGAGCGTGCGGAGCGCCTCGGTCTCGACGTCGAGCACGACCGGAACGGCAACACCTGGGCGTGGTGGGGCACACCGGGGCCCGATGCGTTCGTCACGGGCTCCCACCTCGACTCGGTCCCCGGCGGCGGCGCCTTCGACGGCCCGCTCGGCGTCGTCTCGGCGCTCGACGCCGTCGCACGTCTGCAGCAGGAGGGGCACCGCCCGTCGCGACCGACGGCGATCGCCGTCTTCGCCGAGGAGGAGGGCTCACGCTTCGGCGTCGCCTGCCTCGGGTCGCGCCTGCTGAGCGGTGCCATCAGCCCGGAACGCGCGCTCGCGTTGACCGACGTGGACGGCACCAGCCTGGAGGCAGTGCTCACCTCCGCCGGCATCGACCCGTCCGCCGTCGGTCCGGATCCGGATCGCCTGGCCGGCATCGGCACGTTCGTCGAGCTGCACGTCGAGCAGGGGCGCGGACTCGTCGACCTCGGGTCGCCCGTCGCGCTCGCGTCGAGCATCCTCGGGCACGGCCGCTGGCGCTTCCGCTTCTCCGGGCAGGGCAACCACGCCGGCGCGACGCTCATGACCGACCGGCGCGACCCGGTCGTCGCGGCCGCTGCGGCCATCGCCGCCGTGCCCGGGATCGCTCGTGCGGCAGCGGACGCCCGGGCGACGGTCGGACGGCTCCGAGCGGTCCCGGGCGGGACGAACGTGATCGCGTCGACCGCGGAGTTCTGGCTCGACGCCCGGGCCGGCGAGGACACGGTGACCCGCACCGTCGTCGGGGCGATCGTCGCCGCGGCCGAGGACGCCGCCACCGCGAACGGCTGCGCGCTCGAGGTGACCGAGGAGTCCTGGTCGAGCCGTGTCGACTTCCCGGAGGGACCGCGGGCGGCGATCGACCGCGTGCTCGCCGGCGACGTGCCCGTGCTGCCGACGGGCGCGGGGCACGACGCCGGGGTCCTCTCCACGCACGTCCCGTCCGCGATGCTCTTCGTCCGGAACCCCACCGGCGTCTCGCACGCGCCGGAGGAGTGGTCGGACGCCGACGACTGCGCCGCCGGGGTCGAGGCGCTCACGACCGTGATGCGGGCGTCGACGTGA
- a CDS encoding formimidoylglutamate deiminase, which yields MTGGTAGATTVHCAAAVHCATAVVDGVARSDVRLDLDGAGRITAVTVGVSPRAGDLRLGTVLAGSGNAHSHAFHRVLRGRTHADGGDFWQWRTAMYRAAAALDPDTYRQLAVGVFAEMLAAGWTAVGEFHYVHHRPDGSRYDDPNAVGLAIADAAREVGIRLTLLDTCYLTGAPGQPLAAEQRRFGDGSAAAWLDRWHALRAAIGDDPLVTVGAAVHSVRAVAPSDVAVIASGLPDDVPLHVHLSEQPAENEQSLAAYGVRPTRVLADAGALGPRLSVVHATHLTDDEIVQLGSAGVSAVICPTTEADLGDGIGPARRLADAGATIALGSDQNAVVDPFLEVRGLEAGERLHARQRGVFPPRELDAARSTAGYRALGVAGGIGVGAVCDVVEIDSATVRTVGARPEQLVLTATASDVLRVVVGGRIVADRGVLVDGRSPAALLHDAIDVIGAAEPTDSASTNGPRA from the coding sequence GTGACCGGCGGCACTGCCGGTGCGACCACGGTGCACTGCGCGGCCGCGGTGCACTGCGCGACCGCGGTCGTCGACGGCGTCGCACGGTCCGACGTCCGCCTCGACCTCGACGGAGCCGGTCGGATCACCGCCGTGACGGTCGGAGTCTCGCCGCGCGCCGGGGACCTGCGGCTCGGCACCGTCCTCGCCGGATCGGGCAACGCCCACTCGCACGCGTTCCACCGGGTGCTCCGCGGGCGGACCCACGCGGACGGCGGCGACTTCTGGCAGTGGCGCACCGCGATGTACCGCGCCGCCGCAGCCCTCGACCCGGACACGTACCGCCAGCTCGCGGTCGGCGTCTTCGCGGAGATGCTCGCCGCCGGGTGGACCGCCGTCGGGGAGTTCCACTACGTGCACCACCGCCCGGACGGGTCCCGGTACGACGACCCGAACGCCGTCGGCCTCGCCATAGCCGACGCCGCGCGCGAGGTCGGCATCCGCCTGACCCTGCTCGACACCTGCTACCTCACCGGCGCGCCGGGGCAGCCCCTCGCTGCGGAGCAACGCCGCTTCGGCGACGGGTCCGCAGCGGCTTGGCTCGACCGCTGGCACGCGCTCCGAGCCGCGATCGGCGACGACCCGCTCGTGACGGTCGGCGCCGCGGTGCACTCCGTCCGCGCCGTCGCGCCCTCCGACGTCGCGGTGATCGCGAGCGGGCTCCCCGACGACGTCCCGCTCCACGTGCACCTGTCCGAGCAGCCCGCCGAGAACGAGCAGAGCCTCGCCGCGTACGGCGTCCGGCCGACACGGGTGCTCGCCGACGCCGGGGCACTCGGTCCTCGGCTGAGCGTCGTGCACGCCACGCACCTGACCGACGACGAGATCGTCCAGCTCGGGAGCGCCGGGGTCTCCGCGGTGATCTGCCCCACCACCGAGGCGGACCTCGGCGACGGCATCGGTCCGGCCAGGCGACTCGCCGACGCCGGTGCGACCATCGCGCTCGGGTCCGACCAGAACGCCGTCGTCGATCCGTTCCTCGAGGTCCGCGGGCTCGAGGCGGGCGAACGCCTCCACGCCCGACAGCGCGGGGTCTTCCCCCCGCGGGAGCTCGACGCCGCACGGTCCACCGCCGGCTACCGAGCGCTGGGCGTCGCCGGGGGCATCGGCGTCGGCGCCGTGTGCGACGTCGTCGAGATCGACTCCGCGACCGTCCGGACCGTCGGCGCCCGGCCGGAGCAGCTCGTCCTCACGGCGACAGCGTCCGACGTGCTCCGGGTGGTCGTCGGTGGCCGGATCGTCGCCGACCGCGGCGTGCTCGTCGACGGCCGCTCCCCCGCGGCGCTGCTCCACGATGCGATCGACGTGATCGGCGCTGCCGAACCGACCGACTCCGCCTCGACGAACGGACCCCGCGCATGA
- the hutI gene encoding imidazolonepropionase, with protein MTSELITDIGELRAMDPADADGSDAAAASVVRHDQAVVVEDGRVAWIGPAADAPAADHRTSVGGRACLPGWVDSHTHLVFAGDRATEFVDRMAGRPYEAGGIMTTVAATRDATDDELSRSAAALVDEAVAQGTTTIEAKTGYGLDVDTELRLARIAAQVADVVTFLGAHVVPSGVDRRTYLDLVTGPMLDAVRPHVGFIDVFCESGAFSPDESRAVLLTGRAAGLGLRVHGNQLGETGGVALAVELGAASVDHCNHLSAADVDALAGSGTIATLLPACDLSTRAPFAPARALVDAGARIALASNCNPGTSFTSSMQFQVATAVLQQRLTLEEALGAATLGGAAALGLDTGTDAVGSIRVGGPADLQVIDAPTAAHIPYRIGTPLTAAVWRRGRRTTGVTAVGGPR; from the coding sequence ATGACGAGCGAACTCATCACGGACATCGGCGAACTCCGCGCGATGGACCCCGCGGACGCCGACGGCTCCGACGCGGCCGCCGCGTCCGTCGTCCGTCACGACCAGGCCGTCGTCGTCGAGGACGGCCGCGTCGCGTGGATCGGCCCGGCCGCCGACGCTCCCGCCGCCGACCACCGCACGAGCGTCGGCGGCCGCGCCTGCCTGCCCGGCTGGGTCGACTCGCACACGCACCTCGTCTTCGCCGGTGACCGCGCGACCGAGTTCGTGGACCGGATGGCCGGGCGCCCCTACGAAGCGGGCGGGATCATGACGACGGTCGCGGCGACCCGGGACGCGACCGACGACGAGCTCAGCCGGAGCGCCGCGGCCCTCGTCGACGAGGCCGTCGCACAGGGCACGACGACGATCGAGGCGAAGACGGGCTACGGCCTGGACGTCGACACCGAACTCCGGCTCGCCAGGATCGCCGCGCAGGTCGCGGACGTCGTGACCTTCCTCGGCGCGCACGTGGTGCCGTCGGGAGTCGATCGACGGACGTACCTCGACCTCGTCACCGGCCCGATGCTCGACGCCGTGCGCCCCCACGTCGGGTTCATCGACGTCTTCTGCGAATCGGGGGCGTTCTCCCCCGACGAGTCGCGTGCCGTGCTCCTCACCGGCCGCGCAGCGGGGCTCGGGCTCCGGGTGCACGGCAACCAGCTCGGCGAGACCGGCGGCGTCGCACTGGCCGTCGAGCTCGGCGCAGCGAGCGTCGACCACTGCAACCACCTGTCGGCGGCCGACGTCGACGCGCTCGCGGGGTCCGGCACGATCGCCACGCTGCTGCCGGCGTGCGACCTGTCGACCAGGGCGCCGTTCGCGCCGGCCCGAGCACTGGTCGACGCCGGAGCCCGGATCGCGCTCGCGTCGAACTGCAACCCGGGCACGTCCTTCACGTCGTCGATGCAGTTCCAGGTCGCCACCGCGGTGCTCCAGCAGCGGCTCACGCTCGAGGAGGCGCTCGGTGCGGCGACCCTCGGCGGTGCGGCCGCGCTCGGCCTCGACACCGGCACGGACGCCGTCGGCAGCATCCGCGTCGGCGGGCCGGCCGACCTCCAGGTGATCGACGCGCCGACGGCCGCACACATCCCCTACCGGATCGGCACGCCGCTGACGGCCGCCGTCTGGCGACGCGGCCGACGGACCACCGGGGTCACCGCCGTGGGCGGGCCCCGGTAG
- a CDS encoding Gfo/Idh/MocA family oxidoreductase: MTRTGRVGIGFIGAGMISEQYLTNLTTFPDVEVVRIGDIDTERAAASAAKWGVPASGTGDDVLADPDVEIVINLTLPATHVEVSTAALRAGKHVWSEKPIGVDRASAAGLVALADELGLQLGIAPDTVLGPGWQTAKRAIESGAIGTPLTAVTSMQWQGPDVFHPNASFLYAKGAGPLFDIGPYYFTALVHLLGPVASVVATGSRSRETRDLVVGPNAGQSFPVEVPTHVSVLTAFEQGGQAQSLLSFDTPLFRHGVFEVNGTEGTIVLPDPNTFGGGHPIRIARPLTKDATFPFEQSFETLLDEEPTVGRGLGVLDMARAIRGGGSHIATGEVGYHVLDTMVAVEESIAARAFVEVESTVEPIASLPEDFDPFAATLETVAV, encoded by the coding sequence ATGACGCGCACGGGCAGGGTCGGCATCGGGTTCATCGGTGCCGGCATGATCAGCGAGCAGTACCTGACGAACCTCACGACGTTCCCGGACGTCGAGGTCGTCCGGATCGGCGACATCGACACCGAGCGCGCCGCGGCGTCGGCAGCGAAGTGGGGCGTCCCCGCGTCGGGCACCGGTGACGACGTCCTCGCCGACCCCGACGTCGAGATCGTCATCAACCTGACGCTCCCCGCCACCCACGTCGAGGTCTCGACCGCTGCGCTCCGCGCGGGCAAGCACGTCTGGAGCGAGAAGCCGATCGGGGTCGACCGGGCGTCAGCCGCGGGGCTCGTCGCCCTGGCGGACGAACTCGGGCTGCAGCTCGGCATCGCGCCGGACACCGTGCTCGGCCCCGGATGGCAGACCGCCAAGCGCGCGATCGAGTCCGGCGCGATCGGCACCCCGCTGACCGCCGTGACGAGCATGCAGTGGCAGGGACCTGACGTGTTCCACCCGAACGCGTCGTTCCTCTACGCCAAGGGTGCAGGCCCGCTGTTCGACATCGGTCCGTACTACTTCACGGCGCTCGTGCACCTGCTCGGCCCGGTGGCGTCCGTCGTCGCGACCGGTTCGCGGTCCCGGGAGACCAGGGACCTGGTGGTCGGGCCGAACGCCGGGCAGTCCTTCCCGGTCGAGGTCCCGACGCACGTGTCCGTGCTGACGGCCTTCGAGCAGGGCGGTCAGGCGCAGTCGCTGCTGTCCTTCGACACCCCGCTGTTCCGGCACGGCGTGTTCGAGGTGAACGGCACAGAGGGCACGATCGTGCTGCCGGATCCGAACACGTTCGGCGGTGGGCACCCGATCCGGATCGCGCGGCCGCTGACGAAGGACGCGACGTTCCCGTTCGAGCAGTCGTTCGAGACGCTCCTCGACGAGGAGCCGACGGTCGGTCGTGGTCTCGGCGTCCTCGACATGGCGCGGGCGATCCGCGGCGGTGGCTCGCACATCGCCACCGGCGAGGTCGGGTACCACGTGCTCGACACGATGGTGGCGGTCGAGGAGTCGATCGCCGCGCGGGCGTTCGTCGAGGTCGAGTCGACGGTGGAGCCGATCGCCTCGCTCCCCGAGGACTTCGACCCGTTCGCGGCGACGCTTGAGACCGTCGCGGTCTGA
- a CDS encoding sugar phosphate isomerase/epimerase codes for MAPAISLQLYTVNAALEPDLDAGVARLAAIGFDTVEAFAFVGRSAELKSAFDAHGITATTGHAFLVQQEIPLPDGTTMTAPSHADTFAAAKELGLEIVIDPFVGPDEWTTREGVERVAARLNAAADEAAEHGLRVGYHNHDHELRPQIDGKPALQVLAELLDPRVVLELDLYWASAAGVDVVAFVQELGDRIVAVHVKDGPMRSGISTAEIPHDQTPAGQGDVPIAEVLAAAPALEYAVIEFDHSELDVFDAVEQSYRWLAATLDKEAVSA; via the coding sequence ATGGCACCCGCCATCTCGCTGCAGCTCTACACGGTGAACGCCGCGCTGGAGCCGGACCTCGACGCCGGGGTCGCACGGCTCGCCGCGATCGGCTTCGACACCGTCGAGGCGTTCGCCTTCGTCGGCCGCTCCGCGGAGCTCAAGTCGGCGTTCGACGCCCACGGCATCACCGCCACGACCGGCCACGCCTTCCTCGTCCAGCAGGAGATCCCCCTGCCGGACGGCACGACGATGACCGCACCGTCGCACGCCGACACGTTCGCCGCGGCGAAGGAGCTCGGCCTCGAGATCGTCATCGACCCGTTCGTCGGACCCGACGAGTGGACCACCCGCGAGGGCGTCGAGCGCGTCGCAGCGCGTCTCAACGCTGCAGCGGACGAGGCGGCCGAGCACGGCCTGCGCGTCGGCTACCACAACCACGACCACGAGCTCCGGCCGCAGATCGACGGCAAGCCCGCACTGCAGGTGCTCGCCGAACTCCTCGACCCCCGCGTCGTGCTCGAGCTCGACCTGTACTGGGCGTCGGCCGCCGGCGTCGACGTCGTCGCCTTCGTCCAGGAGCTCGGTGACCGCATCGTCGCCGTGCACGTCAAGGACGGCCCGATGCGTTCGGGGATCTCCACCGCCGAGATCCCGCATGATCAGACCCCGGCCGGACAGGGCGACGTGCCGATCGCCGAGGTCCTCGCCGCTGCGCCAGCCCTCGAGTACGCCGTGATCGAGTTCGACCACTCGGAGCTGGACGTCTTCGACGCCGTCGAGCAGTCCTACCGGTGGCTCGCCGCGACGCTGGACAAGGAAGCGGTGTCGGCATGA
- a CDS encoding MFS transporter: protein MSTPTSKEEPQSGLAGTATPPVTAAAGATSTDPAAASRAFSVEGLTQSVSTVRVGRKYMWALSLAQFGLFAALLTPVFVGMTIKATELNPASPETIVGSVLPFGALGALFANPLVGAFSDRTRTRWGRRRPWMVGGIVVFVVALAWIAFAPNVPQLTVAWVLAQVSANAVLAALTASFADNVPEFQRGKASSVIALAQNLAILAGLYLAVYLVGNLPLLFIAPGILAIALILVYSFVARDDLPTSTIKPFSWINLISSFWTNPIKHPDFGLAWWGRFLITFGTFMFTTYRLLYMEDRVGLPQAEAVGVVAFGVLLYTVALLVSASVSGWVSDRVRRRKVFVWSSTALTAVGLVILAHVDSVGGFYFAEIVMGFAYGIYAAIDTALVVDVLPDPERPGKDLGVINIANALPQSLAPAVGLFLLGIGGGQNYTLMLWGAGVAVLLGALVILPIKSVR, encoded by the coding sequence ATGTCGACACCGACGTCGAAGGAAGAACCGCAGTCCGGTCTCGCCGGGACCGCAACCCCGCCGGTCACCGCCGCCGCAGGCGCGACGAGCACGGATCCGGCAGCGGCATCCCGTGCGTTCTCGGTCGAGGGCCTCACGCAGTCCGTCAGCACCGTGCGTGTCGGGCGGAAGTACATGTGGGCGCTCAGTCTCGCGCAGTTCGGGCTCTTCGCCGCACTGCTCACCCCGGTGTTCGTCGGGATGACCATCAAGGCGACCGAGCTGAACCCCGCGAGCCCCGAGACGATCGTCGGCTCCGTGCTGCCGTTCGGTGCCCTGGGTGCACTCTTCGCGAACCCGCTCGTCGGCGCGTTCTCGGACCGCACCCGCACCCGGTGGGGTCGTCGGCGTCCGTGGATGGTCGGCGGCATCGTGGTCTTCGTCGTCGCGCTCGCCTGGATCGCCTTCGCGCCGAACGTGCCGCAGCTGACGGTGGCCTGGGTCCTGGCGCAGGTGTCCGCGAACGCCGTGCTGGCTGCGCTGACCGCGAGCTTCGCCGACAACGTGCCCGAGTTCCAGCGCGGCAAGGCGTCGAGTGTCATCGCCCTCGCGCAGAACCTCGCGATCCTCGCCGGCCTGTACCTCGCCGTCTACCTGGTGGGCAACCTCCCGCTGCTCTTCATCGCACCTGGCATCCTGGCGATCGCCCTGATCCTCGTCTACTCGTTCGTCGCCCGTGACGACCTGCCGACGAGCACGATCAAGCCGTTCAGCTGGATCAACCTGATCTCGTCGTTCTGGACCAACCCGATCAAGCACCCCGACTTCGGGCTCGCCTGGTGGGGCCGCTTCCTGATCACCTTCGGCACGTTCATGTTCACGACCTACCGGCTGCTGTACATGGAGGACCGCGTCGGGCTCCCGCAGGCCGAAGCGGTCGGGGTCGTCGCGTTCGGTGTGCTCCTCTACACGGTGGCACTGCTCGTCAGCGCATCGGTCTCCGGATGGGTGTCCGACCGCGTCCGCCGCCGCAAGGTGTTCGTGTGGAGCTCCACCGCGCTCACCGCGGTCGGTCTCGTCATCCTCGCGCACGTCGACAGCGTCGGCGGGTTCTACTTCGCCGAGATCGTGATGGGCTTCGCCTACGGCATCTACGCCGCCATCGACACCGCGCTGGTCGTCGACGTGCTGCCGGACCCGGAGCGCCCCGGCAAGGACCTCGGCGTCATCAACATCGCCAACGCACTGCCGCAGTCGCTCGCCCCGGCGGTCGGCCTGTTCCTCCTCGGCATCGGCGGCGGGCAGAACTACACGCTCATGCTCTGGGGCGCCGGTGTCGCCGTGCTCCTCGGTGCGCTCGTCATCCTCCCGATCAAGTCGGTCCGCTAG
- a CDS encoding TetR/AcrR family transcriptional regulator, with protein sequence MSSNDGSGARGPYAKGVQRRKEILDRTLDVVASKGIDGTSLRAIGEAIGVSHAALRHYFDSREALLLEVLRERDADSTRRLEGVDGVLNRMAEAADHNVSVPGLVTMYTTLLATSVEPGNETSRAFFAERFEIARADLAGQLRDELQASGRHSDADLDQVASLIVAAFDGLQVQWLLDRSVDIAGTLRLLERVL encoded by the coding sequence GTGAGCTCCAACGACGGATCCGGCGCGCGAGGCCCCTACGCCAAGGGCGTGCAGCGTCGGAAGGAGATCCTCGACCGGACGCTCGACGTCGTGGCGTCGAAAGGCATCGACGGCACCTCGCTCCGGGCGATCGGCGAGGCCATCGGGGTCTCGCACGCGGCACTGCGGCACTACTTCGACTCGCGTGAGGCGCTCCTCCTCGAGGTCCTGCGGGAGCGTGACGCGGATTCGACCCGTCGGCTCGAGGGTGTCGACGGCGTCCTGAACCGGATGGCCGAGGCAGCCGACCACAACGTCAGCGTGCCCGGGCTCGTGACGATGTACACGACGCTCCTCGCGACGTCGGTGGAACCGGGCAACGAGACCTCCCGCGCCTTCTTCGCGGAGCGGTTCGAGATCGCCCGCGCGGACCTCGCCGGGCAGCTGCGCGACGAGCTGCAGGCATCCGGTCGACACTCCGACGCCGATCTCGACCAGGTCGCGTCGCTCATCGTCGCCGCGTTCGACGGCCTCCAGGTCCAGTGGCTGCTGGACCGCAGCGTCGACATCGCCGGGACCCTGCGCCTGCTGGAGCGCGTGCTCTGA
- a CDS encoding CPBP family intramembrane glutamic endopeptidase has product MSIPVLAVLVPISQLDTVPWGARSVWFLALIALGTLLVGFGEELVMRGVLLTAVRERHGEFVTMLVTAVVFGVAHAPGSLIAGVPPAFVLFQVGALVGTGVAYYWVRRVTGRIWVGMLVHAFTDWVLYVASDAGTPTAALTVGTGDLGGSVFTAVVSVLLLLATLVSVISVIREDRRTRRDSKYGRPAP; this is encoded by the coding sequence GTGTCGATCCCGGTCCTCGCGGTGCTGGTGCCGATCAGCCAGCTCGACACGGTGCCGTGGGGTGCGCGGAGCGTCTGGTTCCTGGCGCTCATCGCGCTCGGCACGCTCCTGGTGGGGTTCGGCGAGGAGCTCGTGATGCGCGGCGTGCTGCTCACCGCGGTCCGCGAACGGCACGGCGAGTTCGTGACGATGCTCGTCACCGCCGTGGTCTTCGGCGTGGCGCACGCCCCCGGGAGCCTGATCGCCGGTGTCCCACCGGCGTTCGTCCTCTTCCAGGTCGGCGCGCTCGTCGGGACGGGGGTCGCCTACTACTGGGTGCGTCGGGTGACCGGCCGGATCTGGGTCGGGATGCTCGTGCACGCGTTCACGGACTGGGTCCTGTACGTCGCCTCCGACGCAGGCACGCCGACGGCGGCACTTACCGTGGGCACGGGCGACCTCGGCGGCTCCGTCTTCACCGCCGTCGTCTCGGTCCTGCTCCTCCTCGCGACGCTCGTCAGCGTCATCAGCGTCATCCGCGAGGACCGGCGCACCCGACGCGACTCGAAGTACGGGCGCCCCGCGCCCTGA